The genomic stretch AAACAGCTCTTAAAATAGTTAAACCGTTTAGTATATTTGCTTTGGCTGaaccaccattaaaaaaaaaatatggcaaaATCTTAAGATGTCCACATATAATCAGCACTACGGTTATGGTTGCGTTACAGTTAAAGGAAGGTAATGTAATCGAGGTCAGGAGAAAATTCTAGAGGAGCAGGAAATGGTTGAGATGATAGAGTGACACCTTGTGGCTGTTCTTCAGTAATGACACCTTTACATGAATTTGAATAGTTTATTCAGATGTGTAGAGTACTGGACTTTCTAACTAACCAGCCTGTTTAAAGGTTGAAGAATTTAACTGTAATATTCTGAATCCGTTTGACCAACTAATACTACTGGCATTTTTCGCAGGTGAAAATGGAAGTAGCTGTACCAGACGAACCTCAGAAGAAAATCTTCCGTGCGAGGAAAACAATGAAGATGAGTGATCGTCAGCAGCTCGAAACTCTCCACAACACCTTGACAACCACTTCTTCCAGCTCCACCTCTTACTCCTCACGACCCCAGACCCCACTGGTGAACGGCACCCACACCGAGAAGGACAAAGAGAAAGTAAAGGAGAACGACTTGAATCATAAAGAGACAGACTTGATGCCACCTGCCAATGATTCATCTCAATGTTCCCCTTCTCCAtctttgtctttctctgtctCCCGTTCTCCCTCTCCACCCAATACACAGACTACCTCACCCTCTCCTTCACTTAAGAAGAGTCCAGAAAAGACGAGAGATGAGAAAACCAAGGATATGAAAGGAAAAAATGAGAGCAAAGATGGCGGAAAGAATGAGGACCTTATAATGGACAAGAAAGAAGTGAGTTTCTCTTCCAAGCAAGGAATTCAGGGTTTTTGGCTTCCATATAACTCTTTGAGTGAATAGTTCAAATTATTCACTTTCAGGTTGTAACCAATTAGTGTACCAATTGATGTGAAGAATGGTATTTTTGCACCAACTTGTAATAAAGCGCAGGTGAGGCAGGCATTGAGATTGAGATTGTTTTAGGAGTCTGTATTTCCTGTAGTTCagttggtagagcatggcactagcaatgcagAGGTCATGAGTTGgattcccagggaacatacaAACTAATAAAATGTTTTCCTTGAATGCACCAagtttctttggataaaagcaactgCCATATGTATAAAATGGAGTCCAGTTGTGTTCTTTTTAATGGTTTTGTATCCAGCACATATTACAGACAGCTTCAGTCAATGCATGTCtttagaaatgtgtaatttctacacTAACAGCTAGAATATTTATTGTTTTGAGCCCAACGTGAACTAGAGAAATCTGGTGGTAAGGGTCCCATCTTTTTAAGCTAATCAAatcatttaatcttttttcccTCATCAGACTTCAGAGCATTCCAGTTCTCCAACAACACCCTTTGAAAAAGGAGACCTTAAAAATGCAGAGATTGAGAAAGTGCCCAGTGAGGAGATGGCTGCTATGGATATGGATGACGCTCTCATGGTTACAGCCTCCATTGGTGACAGTTCAGAAGAGAAAAAGGAGAAAAGCAATAAAAGTTACTCCTCTCCTCTGTCTGCCTCTCCTTCTTCTGGGATAGAATGTGATCCCGAAGTTAAAGAGGGCTTTCTGTGCCTCAGTGAAGAGGATGAGATCCAGGCAGAGAAAGATGAAAAAGCAAGAAGTGAGGAGGAAAAGATGAATAAAAATATTACGAAAGAGGTCCAAAAAGATGACAAAGGCACTTCGGAGAACATAGGAGGTGAGAACCACAAGAGACCCAACTGTTCAATATCTAATTGCTTGACAGTCAACTGCACTATGGAATGAGAATTTACAGAGAGGCCAAATCTTGTTCACACTGGACTATTTTGTGTCACATAGTTGTAAAATGTGAGGATGCAAACACAGTATTGCTGGAGAAGAAAGTATTGATTTACAAGAAATTAAAGAGATAGACTGGCAGCTTGCGATTGACTGACTGGTTGTGCACGTTTCATTTTGAGAGAATATTGAGTTACTTTACAATCTGATTGGTTAAGCTAATTCAAATGGTGTCTCAAAATGATTGCTTGATCAATTGACAATAGTAGCAGGGTTTCAATAGTTGCAGGCGATGCCTTTAAGCCTAAACCCTTGTCCTGCCTCTGCTTAGGAGCAGACAACAGCACCCCTGCTGGTACAAAGAGATCTTTGTCAGAAGAGAAAGATGACGATGACAAAGATATCGAGGAGGAGAGAGAAGGAAAACGAGCAAGGTTGGATGGTGATGAGCTGGAGGCTCAGTTGGAGCTGAAAATTACAGCCAATGCTGGGAGCCGACATAAACTGGAGAAGGTTTGTTATCTTTCTACCTAAACCTGAAtatctacatacagtatatatggcaTGCCTCTGGCATGAGTTTCACTGATAATGGCATGTTCCTCAATGTGTTTAAGCAAGTAGGATATGTGTTTACAGTAAATATACTACTAAATCTATCTTTTCAAAATCCAGAATGCACATCCCTACTGCATAGGACCTACCAGACACTAATTAACTTTCTTTTCCTGAACGTTTGTTTGCCATGTGAATAGCCTAGTTGCTGACATGGcgttaaaactaaataaacaacaacaatactTTCTTTTCCTATTAGATGGTGCAGCAGTTAGTAGAGGAACGGTTACGGGTGCTGCAGTTGACTGTATTTGACCGTAGCATAAAAGAACTGAAGGAGAGAGTGGAGAAGATTGACAATGCAACCAAACAACAGAATGCTATGCAGCATATTAACACACTACAGGTGAGTTTAAGCTTAAACCTTAAAAAGAGAATCGGTGTTAGTTAGAATAGTACAATAGTTAATGCTTTTGTACACAGGGTAGTCTTCTATGCAGGGTAGTCTTGGAACCCTTCCGGAATTGCCTTTTCACTGTTGTGGTAATTATGCATTTGCTGCTTGAAACTATTGAAGGGCGCTAACAATATTATTTCAGTAGATGGGAGTTGAACACAAAGCTCATTCTCGCAAGTAGCACTTTAGGTAAAAGGGGTTGTTACACGTAAACAACTGCAAAACATGCCTGGCGTAAGCTAGAGTGACTTGATGGTCAAATGTTGTGAAATGGGAGACACTTTTGCGATTTCAATGCAATTAGGGCTTAATTACACgcaaaataacacattaaaaaatagACGTAATTAATCATGCCCTGGACACAACACTCTGAAAAAAACTTTAATAGGGGAGGGTGCGTCTTCACGCtacttttgaacttttgacaCCTTGTCCGAAAAACACAGTTTATGACGTGaaactgaaaaccagtgagacacTACAACTAGGGTGAGACACTTCATATAGACCAAGAGTTACAAACTAGAGCAGATTGAATACAGAAATGCATTATGTGCAAACGACACCCAAGTCCACATTAGACAGATTGAAAAACTCAAATGGATGACTGTGCCCTTTAGGCCAATGATCAGCTTATGTTAAATCACATGAAAATTgaatattgacttctaaagccactttttgaaatgtctatTCAATGATTTACTCAtctaccacaataatgtaatgccttTGAATTCTTTATTTCAGGTCTTTTCTCAGCAAATgttgatatgtgattaattaatcatAATTGATGTTAAAATTGATTGATCGCCCTGAAACTTTTTAGAATTTCATTTCAATTTATCACCCTTTAAACACATTAAGGCCTACTCTGAGTTTAAATGCATCCAAATAGCCTAACACTCGTGTGTTAAAGTAAAATGTTCCTTGCAAccattgtgtattttttattttttcaattacatAAAATTCATTGTTTATATTCACTATTAAATGACTGGCCCTCAGCTCGGTAACACTGGAAATGTTTTTGCATTCTTTATGATGCTTATAGATTTGAGAGAGTCAAGCAGTTGATTTAATGAGCAATTCAGAGATGATTCTTGGTGAAAGATTTTTCTTGTGTAAATCCATTAGAACAGATATTGGTCAATAAATAATAAGTAATGTTGTAGCCCATGAAATAGATTTAGGTAAAtgtgtctataaaatatataataaaaaaataaataaagtacagAACACAATTAATTGGAGTTCATATTACCCAATTTTTAAACTTGACTTGTAAGTTAAATTTACCATTAAAGCATATGCAAAGAAATATTAGGTGGTCTTTATCTAATATACATAACATGCTAAAATTGGGTAAACTTGGGTACTCAATAAAACAGAGTAAACTTTACTTAATAAAAGGACACAAGGCCTGAGTTGGCGAGGCGGGATGCTGAGATTGAAGAACTGAGGAGGGAGCTACATGTCAGCCAGGAGGCATATGCTGGCACAAAGGTAGCCCTGGCAGATTTAAAAGCGGCACACAAGGAACTTGTCCAGGCCCACGCAGCTCTTCTGATGCAGCTGAGAGAGGCACAGATGACAACAGATCTTTTGAAGAATCTACTCGACTCTTTACACATCCCAATGTCACAGACTGTGAGACTGGGGTCACTGTTACCCTAAGTGGGGATGAAGACAAGAACCCTGAAAACAAGAACCAAACACTGCCTTCTGTCATTTCCATGGGTCCAGCTCTGGCAACATCAATTGGAAGTTGCCAGCCCGATCTGGAGTTCTCTTCTCCCTCAGCAGAGCAGTTGGAGTTCCTAAAGCTGCTGAGTCGGGGGCGGCCAGATCGTTATGGTTGCTTGCTGTTCCATGCCATTTTACCCGGGGAGCCGAATACAGAGTGGGCATCGACCACCAACTGGAATGGTTCATGGGGCAAATTTGCATTGCCCATAAACCTAAGACGCTTCATCACAATGACCAGTGCCCAGAGGTTCCCCCAGATGACCATCAGTGACCGAAAATGGATAAGGGACAGTGTCAATGAATTCTTGTGCTCCCCAAGGAGCGCTGTTGGCAGCCGTTTGAATCATAGAATAGTATTCAGcaagtacatttttttccatttaatgttCCCATTTCCCTTGTCCTTGACTCAAAtactaaagccaatttttgtttttgtctttgttttaccAATATCCAAGGTATAGAAAGCTAAGATGTAAAAGCTTTTGAAAGCTACTTAGAATTACGCAAACTGTTAATAATACAGTGATATATAAACACGTTAAGCATTCAAAATTCAAGTATATTTTCTCAATGTATAAAGTGTACAGTATATAGCTTTGACAAATGAGCCTAGAAACTCAATGGAGCTGAAGTCTTATGTCCCAAACTGCCCCATTCATGTTTGCCTCTACCCTGTAAATGTCACCCTTCTGCCTTTAGTGAGACTCGAGGATCTGCCtctattataattattttgccTTAATTCTCCATTTTGACACTATATGTCCTTTGAATGCATATTTTAGATTGCATATATTAGTGTTAAGTGAAACATGATATATTGAATGATAAAAGATACTTCTCTCTAAAGAAACGTTAAGTAAACATGAAAATCCATCAATATCTAAATGTGCACAGTTTTTGACTAAAAGCACAAAATGGATGTTGTTTACTGAAGCCTGGTCTTGACCAATAAATGGGTGCTTACACAACTGAATGGGTATGTGGCTCATTATTACTTTCTAAACGTcagaaactgttgatttcattttgatttcatgtttgatGTGTACTCCTTACACAAAGTAAGAAAATACCACTAACACTTAAAACAGTGGTCAAACATTGAAACTGTTTGAGTCTCATACCTTTCTATGATAAATACTTTTATAAGATTAAATAAGAATGTTATGGTAATGGCGTCCAGTGAATTTAAACCAAGTTTATAGCCGGTTAAACACCAGAATCCTAACTTTGAACGatgccacaaaaaacaaaaaaagtattttcatcaatttcataaatgtatttaagtagggatattttcattttgttgttcAGGACAGCGATTTGTTTAACCAATTATGGTTCCTATTTATTGAAAAAGCCTGGCATTATCTAGCAGTTATATAATTCAAGGTTTTACTATGCCAATGGTGAATTTATGTGCTATAATTTTAATGCAACAGTTAATTAATTGCATTGATCTCCATTTACAAATCGAAATATTACTTTTAATGTGAATGGTATTAGTACTAGCCTACCTCACAACATGCTTGGTTCTAACTTAATGaaggtgcaaaaaacaaaaacatcatttTGTGCCCGCTGGCAGTGATTTCGCAAATGAGTCTCTTGTGACCGGTGTGTGCCAGCTTACCGTGGCAGTAAAGGCCACTCTGGTTGACTACCTGCTGTACAAGTGCCCTGCTCATAATCAAGTGCATCATACCGAAATTGGATCGTACCAGACACTTGACCTTAAAAAACTGAATGAAACTTCTGATTTATTTTTTAGGCTAAGGTTGCACGGCTAGCCAAAAAGTTTGGTGCTGCTAATCAGGCCTCGGAGAACTCAAAGAGAGCTCAACAGGTAAGAGTGTGAACCAATTCTGAAAATTTGGGAATAAAGATGGAAACCGGTCATTGGAATGGTCCTTAACCATGCATACAGTCAAATCTTTCAGTTTTTGATTGCagacaaaatgtgtttttaattttaaatgtaaagttgGTTCACTTCTAAGATAAATTTGGTTTTTCTCACCTTTTTATCAGGCTCAGTCTGCCACTGCTGCTCAGGCCACCAATGCAACCAACATGACCCAGGCTTCACAGCAACGGTAAACAACAAAGGCTACCATTTTAATTAGCTATCAATGAATACTCTTGCCTCTATATTTGAATTGGCAACCCGCATCTACTTTTAATGTGAGGCACCTCTCTGCAAATTTATAAAGTGAGAGTAAATATTTGAAATGGTTTAAATATTATTTGcgctaattttatttttattatttatatgaaatattgTGAAATACTCTTTAATTTATAATGTCTAATTTGTCACACCATTCTGTTATTATCATTTCTAATGCTCCCCCACCATTCCTGTTCTTTCATAGCACTGTTAAAACTACAATGGATCCCAAACTGTCTAGTCAACCCACAGGTTCTGCTAATTCCACTGGTGAGCTTTCAAAAAGTGGTTGATAAATCTCATTGTTGATTCTAGTACTTATTCAGCTTAAAGCATTTGTGAGTTAATGGagtaaagtaatttttatttttatttccccaGCAATCCCAGCCCAGCCTAAACCTCTGTCCACTCCGACTACACCAACCTCCTCTGCACTAGCTTCCCCCGCCCCTATTTTACAGATCATCTCCACAACAACAAGCTCTACTCCCTCATCCACTTCTCTGCCTGGCCAGTCTCAGACAGGCACTCTACTGATAAAGACTGGTCCCAATACAGGGGTCATGACTAGTACCCCAGTAACATCAGGGGGCCAGTCAGTGTCTATTCAGCCTCTTTTAATTCAGCTGCCTTTAGCAATGGCAAATGGGCAAAATGGGGCATTAGTCAATGCTGCTGGTGGTGTTGGTTTAATACCAGTGTCGTCCTTATCTACGGTTAGTAGCATCAATAAGGCAAAGACGACTACACCTGCTACCACTTTCATTATTCAAAAACCAGCAGGCACTCTTACTCCGTCTTCCTCTACACTGGTGACATCGTCAGGACCAGCAATGTCATTAGCAAGAGCAGTGTATCCAGGTGGCACAGGTACTGTTAGTTCACCCAGTACAGGGATATCTGTGACAACAGCCCGAACACCTATACAGTGTGCTGCTGTTGTGGGAGTGTCTACAGCCGCATCTTCTCCAGGAACCACAGGGCCTGCAGCAACGGGATCAGCAGCAGCTGCAGCAGGTCCACCGTCAGCCTCTGCACTGGCCTCAAAGACAGGTATGACAGTATGACTTTACCTAAATGCAAAATCAAATTTAGATTTAGTGAAAAGTGCAAGATTTAATTTCATGATGTAGTATTTTGTCGGTTCTCCTGTTCAAAGGatacatgaaaataaatacacaaattgtAATACCTTGTGTAGCATATTTTAATTctcacattgtttttatttgaggTTACAtttcataatacattttattttatatttttattatgtatttaataaagtgtttctttaaattatttgtgtAGAAATATATAAACATGTGTAATTATGATTTTCTCACAATTCTATTTTTTAACGTTACATTtctaaatataattgttttaataatttacatattttaagtatttcttaaaataatttgtattttttatgtatatttataaacTGTTAtccaattataatttatttacttcatttttttaaatagataatCAGGCTTCAACAAGCAAAACACCTCAGGTAAGCGTATCTTGTTGTAAACAATGAGAAGTTAAATTGCTATATTATTACATTGTAAATACCTCAAATTcgatgtatttttgtattttttatgaaagcAGTTTATACAAAATTTTTCATTTAATCAACACATTGTCTCTCTATACAGCCTGGGCGTCCCAAAGGTTCTGTGATAGATCTAactgaagatgatgatgatgttcaAGGTACAACACCACTGATTTTCATCCTTCAGTCTTCCTCTGCTTGAGCCAACATTGTGGTCAATCCAATTCTAGTTTCTCTGAATAAACCGACTTTAAATTTACCTCCAAAATGAACTTGCCTTCCTGGATAGGATTGTCTCAATCTTGTCCTGAGCTTTTCCCTTTCTTTGTCACTATTGATGTCCGTGGTTTGTTTCCTCATACCTTCTCTCTTTGTGGGTGCTGTGCAGTGACAGGAGTCCAGAAGGCCACTGTTTCCCCTCTCGGTACCCAGCGTGCACCAGGGCCACCTCCTTTAGTCAGCTCCACCCCTAATGCTGGTGAGTGACCCACTCAAGTagtctttttcttattttcttgtgttttccttttttgtttatttttgttcttccctctctctcctctcatttTGTTACTTTGCTATATaccaatattttttgttttatttttatctgttgctgcttaaaggaatagtgcacccgcaaaaaattgtctcatcattttctTGCCCTTACGCCACCTCAAATTTGTAcgacttttctttcttctgtgtaacataaATAAAGATATAACGGGTGCTGATcacgaaaaaaaaaacattcttgtaTTACTCACCACTTTCTTGATCTGCACAAAAGAGGtcttgttttaaagcttagactcttatttttacaatgaatattgctgatctgaccaattctcaaatactgtttttaaatttgctgataaattagaactgttccattaatataaaatataaaaaaaaaaaaaaaaaaaaaaaaaaaaattgcgatcACAACAATCATATTTAGAACCAGTAAAAAAGATCAAATAGATCACACAGCCATATGTTATATATCTTTGGAAAGGTCTTGATTAGTAGAATACAacaagcaaatttgtttcactcagagaccaAACTACAACAAGTATTAACTTGTGAAATCCACATGTATGGGGGCGGGGGGGAAACGTAATTTCCATCACATTGTGGTTTATTACTtcttgaaaaataaacatgatgtaGAAAATGGCATATCACAACTTACAGTAGGCAATCCTGAATCAAACAAGCCAACGTTCAAtgtaatatgataagtagatgcTGAAATATTTCTCAAAGAGTGTCATCATGACAGCTATGGTGGCTATTGCTAATGGTGTCTCTATAACGACAGTTTTTCTGGGATCGATTCACTGAAACACGATCCTTCACATCTTAGATGCGTAAGATCATCCTCACTGGCTGACTAAAGAGTGTTAGATTCCATATTTGGAAACATCTACGTGTCCCACGTGGGTCAGTACACCCAGAGCGCACAAACATAGACTGCGCACAAGAGGGCGCTCAGTGCACATTCTTTGGAGTGATGGAATAAGGTGCCAAAGTGAGCTGAATTCTATCTTTAGGGACttatatttttttcagatttttacattcatagttttcagttataatgtgcagtaaaaaaacatgaattattgGTTGGAGAGATCTTTGGATACTTTGATAAATAAAAGGACACAATAGCCTGCACGGTTCCATATGCTATACCTTTGGACTGTCCtatcaacaattttttttccctGGTAAATTTGACATGTTAGAGAACAACaccaaaattaattaaatgatctTCTGTGCTTACTGTCTAAAAGGTATCATGTCAAAcatgaataataactgaaaagtttatttctagtGCTCAATTTTTGTGTTTTGTCTCTAAGAGTCTCCAAGTGAGATCCTAATATATTTTCTACACATTTTGAAAGATTTTCTATACACCGATACCATGCAGTTGACcctttttgatatatttttggaGTTCTAAGATCTTACTTTTGGGAATGCTATTTAAGCATGGATTATCCTTTTTGGTTTAACTATTTTTTGTTGATATAATAATACACATTCAGAGCTGTACATTGAGATCTCATTAATTTCCCCTCTTGTTTCCATGTACAGGAGTTCGAACAGCACAACGCTCCTCTGTGGTGAGTGTtttgccataaaaaaaaatattacagagaCTAGTCAAATGCCTGAACTTGACTGCTCTCTCTatggtttatttttaaagttaaaagttaaatATGGACTGTGTGCTGGTGCCATAATTcctattttctccctttttttagACAATACTTAAGGCATTAATTGATGTTTACTGGTGTATTATTCCTACATTCCACTTATATATTAGCCCTTAAATATGTCAGGCTATTATACTCTTTAAACTGAGATGATCCCAAGTGGCTCTTATAATAATCTTTCTTTCCTCTTTGTTCTTTCTCAGGACTCTCCCTCGCTATCCCGTCCAAATTCTTCTTCCACCTCTCTTCCTCCATTACCGCTAGCACCATCGCCACCTGCACGTCTCCCACCAGAGGCCTCCCACACCTCCCCTCCACAGCAGCCTCAACTCAAACTGGCCCGTGTTCAGAGCCAAAATGGAATTGTCCTCTCTTGGTGTGTTGCGGAAACGGACCGCAACTGTGCTGCTGTAGATACCTATCACCTGTACGCCTACCACCAGGACCACCAGGGGACAGTAGCAAGCACCGGTGCCACGTCACTGTGGAAGAAGATTGGGGAAGTGAAAGCACTACCATTACCCATGGCGTGCACTTTGACCCAGTTTGTGTCAGGGTCAACATATTATTTTGCAGTGAGGGCAAAAGATGTATACGGCCGCTTCGGGCCGTTCTGTGAACCACAGTGCACTGATGTCATTAATCCAGCATCATCCTAAACTAATTCCAAATGATGGTGGAATGGTAGAAGAGGCTGTGGCATCCTGTCAGAAAGGAAGTCTGACAGAAGATATGTAATTGTTACAAAATTGTTAACTATGCGCAGACCACTGGTTTAGTTTGTCCCTTCGTGTTGTTAGGAATTGTAGGGAATTCAAATAGGTTGTCTAATGCAAATGGAAATACAAATACTCAAcaatgcagacagacacacatacactatttgtttcaactttattttacagtgaggAGAGAGCTCAAACTTCAATTGTGCTTGAAATTGTATTTTCCTTGTACATAGTTAAGTATTGAACTGAACGCtcagttttgtatttcttttctttctttttttaaaggtgacgttttttgtttttttttaaataaaacaatattcaaTACATTGCACAGGTAGGTTCCGGTCAATAGCAACAGGACGAGCAAGCAAAGGTGTTAATGGTTTTGTAATTTTTTGTCTGGTACCCAGACACTCCAAAAATGACACTCAATAAAAGTATTGATATATTTaaaaaggtcttttttttttttttttttatttgacagaaCTACAGTGTGAATTCTTAAATGAAACATTTGAGCCTCTGTTATTACTGTTAATGTTTGTATGTGCAACTGTACGTACAGATTCAGGTCAGTTTAATCTCAGATGCCACATGGATACACGTTTTGTCTAAGTACGTACATTTTTGCCTATAATGTATGCCTTTATTATGTACATCCTTACCCttacaaataaaaatctgttaagCCATAGACTATGATCAGATTTATCACTGCCTGATAAATCTAAATTGTGTTTAATTGTACAATTTCAGTCTAATGACTCAAGGATGTTAATGACCTCAGCCAGTCACAGGATTCCACCTCTTAGGTTTTCAGAAGCTGAATTTTATTAGTTAATCAGATCTTAAAGAAACTAAAAGAGAATTTCATAAAGCCTCCAATTTGACAGGTTACCTCGATATTTTGCATTTGGAATCTTCAAATTTAGTTAAGATCAGTAGGGGCTCCTGACCCCCAGATATAGATGGGGCAAATCCTTGCTATGAGCGGTATAGGTTATGCATCACTGCATTGAAGTTTTACATTATTCAACTTGTTAAACATACAAACACCTACAGAACATGTGGTGTCCTTGCATAATTTGCCTCAAAGTAGCACTTTAATGTTGATGTGGATGAGAGCTGTAAACAGAAAAATCAatgctttttcatttgaaaacatattagtgtggactgATTAGTGTGAATGTTTACTTAGAATGTTGCATTATACAATGCTGACCTGTTgtaaattaaaatctaaatgaAATGTTGTATTAGAATGTTACGCGTTGTAGAAGAACCATCTGTCCATTCGCAATCTATCACACTGCTGGTGCGTAATAAGACTACGTGTTACCTAGCGTTT from Myxocyprinus asiaticus isolate MX2 ecotype Aquarium Trade chromosome 7, UBuf_Myxa_2, whole genome shotgun sequence encodes the following:
- the atf7ip gene encoding activating transcription factor 7-interacting protein 1 isoform X2 translates to MLHPAVMLDPQIVSQQIHEQKSTRHRRSLVKMEVAVPDEPQKKIFRARKTMKMSDRQQLETLHNTLTTTSSSSTSYSSRPQTPLVNGTHTEKDKEKTTSPSPSLKKSPEKTRDEKTKDMKGKNESKDGGKNEDLIMDKKETSEHSSSPTTPFEKGDLKNAEIEKVPSEEMAAMDMDDALMVTASIGDSSEEKKEKSNKSYSSPLSASPSSGIECDPEVKEGFLCLSEEDEIQAEKDEKARSEEEKMNKNITKEVQKDDKGTSENIGGADNSTPAGTKRSLSEEKDDDDKDIEEEREGKRARLDGDELEAQLELKITANAGSRHKLEKMVQQLVEERLRVLQLTVFDRSIKELKERVEKIDNATKQQNAMQHINTLQAKVARLAKKFGAANQASENSKRAQQAQSATAAQATNATNMTQASQQRTVKTTMDPKLSSQPTGSANSTAIPAQPKPLSTPTTPTSSALASPAPILQIISTTTSSTPSSTSLPGQSQTGTLLIKTGPNTGVMTSTPVTSGGQSVSIQPLLIQLPLAMANGQNGALVNAAGGVGLIPVSSLSTVSSINKAKTTTPATTFIIQKPAGTLTPSSSTLVTSSGPAMSLARAVYPGGTGTVSSPSTGISVTTARTPIQCAAVVGVSTAASSPGTTGPAATGSAAAAAGPPSASALASKTDNQASTSKTPQPGRPKGSVIDLTEDDDDVQVTGVQKATVSPLGTQRAPGPPPLVSSTPNAGVRTAQRSSVDSPSLSRPNSSSTSLPPLPLAPSPPARLPPEASHTSPPQQPQLKLARVQSQNGIVLSWCVAETDRNCAAVDTYHLYAYHQDHQGTVASTGATSLWKKIGEVKALPLPMACTLTQFVSGSTYYFAVRAKDVYGRFGPFCEPQCTDVINPASS
- the atf7ip gene encoding activating transcription factor 7-interacting protein 1 isoform X1, with the protein product MLHPAVMLDPQIVSQQIHEQKSTRHRRSLVKMEVAVPDEPQKKIFRARKTMKMSDRQQLETLHNTLTTTSSSSTSYSSRPQTPLVNGTHTEKDKEKVKENDLNHKETDLMPPANDSSQCSPSPSLSFSVSRSPSPPNTQTTSPSPSLKKSPEKTRDEKTKDMKGKNESKDGGKNEDLIMDKKETSEHSSSPTTPFEKGDLKNAEIEKVPSEEMAAMDMDDALMVTASIGDSSEEKKEKSNKSYSSPLSASPSSGIECDPEVKEGFLCLSEEDEIQAEKDEKARSEEEKMNKNITKEVQKDDKGTSENIGGADNSTPAGTKRSLSEEKDDDDKDIEEEREGKRARLDGDELEAQLELKITANAGSRHKLEKMVQQLVEERLRVLQLTVFDRSIKELKERVEKIDNATKQQNAMQHINTLQAKVARLAKKFGAANQASENSKRAQQAQSATAAQATNATNMTQASQQRTVKTTMDPKLSSQPTGSANSTAIPAQPKPLSTPTTPTSSALASPAPILQIISTTTSSTPSSTSLPGQSQTGTLLIKTGPNTGVMTSTPVTSGGQSVSIQPLLIQLPLAMANGQNGALVNAAGGVGLIPVSSLSTVSSINKAKTTTPATTFIIQKPAGTLTPSSSTLVTSSGPAMSLARAVYPGGTGTVSSPSTGISVTTARTPIQCAAVVGVSTAASSPGTTGPAATGSAAAAAGPPSASALASKTDNQASTSKTPQPGRPKGSVIDLTEDDDDVQVTGVQKATVSPLGTQRAPGPPPLVSSTPNAGVRTAQRSSVDSPSLSRPNSSSTSLPPLPLAPSPPARLPPEASHTSPPQQPQLKLARVQSQNGIVLSWCVAETDRNCAAVDTYHLYAYHQDHQGTVASTGATSLWKKIGEVKALPLPMACTLTQFVSGSTYYFAVRAKDVYGRFGPFCEPQCTDVINPASS
- the atf7ip gene encoding activating transcription factor 7-interacting protein 1 isoform X3; its protein translation is MEVAVPDEPQKKIFRARKTMKMSDRQQLETLHNTLTTTSSSSTSYSSRPQTPLVNGTHTEKDKEKVKENDLNHKETDLMPPANDSSQCSPSPSLSFSVSRSPSPPNTQTTSPSPSLKKSPEKTRDEKTKDMKGKNESKDGGKNEDLIMDKKETSEHSSSPTTPFEKGDLKNAEIEKVPSEEMAAMDMDDALMVTASIGDSSEEKKEKSNKSYSSPLSASPSSGIECDPEVKEGFLCLSEEDEIQAEKDEKARSEEEKMNKNITKEVQKDDKGTSENIGGADNSTPAGTKRSLSEEKDDDDKDIEEEREGKRARLDGDELEAQLELKITANAGSRHKLEKMVQQLVEERLRVLQLTVFDRSIKELKERVEKIDNATKQQNAMQHINTLQAKVARLAKKFGAANQASENSKRAQQAQSATAAQATNATNMTQASQQRTVKTTMDPKLSSQPTGSANSTAIPAQPKPLSTPTTPTSSALASPAPILQIISTTTSSTPSSTSLPGQSQTGTLLIKTGPNTGVMTSTPVTSGGQSVSIQPLLIQLPLAMANGQNGALVNAAGGVGLIPVSSLSTVSSINKAKTTTPATTFIIQKPAGTLTPSSSTLVTSSGPAMSLARAVYPGGTGTVSSPSTGISVTTARTPIQCAAVVGVSTAASSPGTTGPAATGSAAAAAGPPSASALASKTDNQASTSKTPQPGRPKGSVIDLTEDDDDVQVTGVQKATVSPLGTQRAPGPPPLVSSTPNAGVRTAQRSSVDSPSLSRPNSSSTSLPPLPLAPSPPARLPPEASHTSPPQQPQLKLARVQSQNGIVLSWCVAETDRNCAAVDTYHLYAYHQDHQGTVASTGATSLWKKIGEVKALPLPMACTLTQFVSGSTYYFAVRAKDVYGRFGPFCEPQCTDVINPASS